CATGGTAACCTACGCCACCGAAGGCATTGACCCGCGCATCATGGGCATGGGCCCGATTAAAGCCATTCCGAAGGCACTGAAGCAGGCCGGCATGAAGCTGGAAGACATTGACTTGTTCGAGCTGAACGAGGCTTTTGCTTCTCAGAGTCTGGCCGTTATGCGCGAGCTGGGCATGGACCAGAGCAAAGTGAACGTGAATGGCGGCGCCATTGCGCTGGGGCACCCACTGGGCTGCTCGGGAGCCAAGCTCAGCATTCAACTGTTCCACGAGCTGCGGGCGCAAAACAAGAAATACGGCATGGTAACCGCCTGCGTGGGCGGCGGCCAGGGCGTAGCCGGCATTTATGAACTGCTGAAATAAAAGACGGTTGTCATGCTGAGCGAAGTCGAAGCATCTCGCGTGCTGATGTTGGAGTAGTAATTCAACTATTTACCACACTAGCGAGATGTCTCGACTTCGCTCGACATGACAACTGGTTTGCAAGAACAACCCCGGCAGTTCGGGGTTTTCTTTCCGGAATATACTCGGCAAGCCTACTATTTTTTTGTATATTTCGGTACGACAATTTGTTGAGCTACTGTGTTAATAAGTAGTTGACAGCCATCGGAATAATTTGCTTTCCCCTCGATAATCCCCAACCCCCTCAATACCTCACCCAGTCATGGAAGTAACCAACAAACTGACCAAGGGCGGCGAGTTCATCATCAAAGAGACCGACGCTCAGGAAGTATTTACCCCCGCCGAATTCTCGGAGGAGCAGCGCATGATGTACCAGACCTGTCTGGACTTTGTGCAGACCGAAGTAGACCCTTTGCTGGAGCGCCTCGATAACCACGAGGAAGGCCTGCTGGAAGGCCTGATGAAAAAGGCCGGCGAACTGGGCCTGTTCGGCGTGAGCATTCCCGAGCAGTACGGCGGCTACGATATGGACTTCAACACTGCCCTGCTGGTGACAGAAGGCGTAGGTGGCGGCCACTCCTTCCCGGTAGCCTTCGCGGCTCACACGGGTATCGGCATGCTGCCCATCCTGTACTTTGGTACCCAGGAGCAGAAAGACAAATACATTCCCAAGCTGACCAGCGGCGAGTGGCTGGGGGCTTATTGCCTCACCGAGCCCGGCTCGGGCTCCGACGCCCTGGGCGCACGCAGCAAAGCTGTGCTGACGGAAGATGGCGAGAGCTACGTGCTCAACGGCCAGAAAATGTGGATTACCAACGCCGGTTTCGCGCACGTGTTCATCGTGTTTGCGCAGGTAGATGGGGATAAGTTCACGGGCTTCATTGTGGAGCGCGGCACCCCCGGCCTCAGCTTCGGCAACGAAGAGCACAAGATGGGCATCAAAGGCTCATCCACCCGCCAGGTATTCCTCTCGGATGTGAAAATCCCGAAGGAAAACGTGCTGGGCGAGATTGGCAAAGGCCACCTCATTGCCTTCAACATCCTGAACATTGGCCGCATTAAGCTGGCCGCGGCCTGCCTGGGCGCTACCAAGCGAGTGGTGGCTACCAGCGTGAAGTATGCCAACGAGCGGATTCAGTTTAAGCTGCCTATCTCCAAGTTCGGCGCCATCAAGTACAAGCTGGCCCAGCAGGCCATCCGCACCTACGCCGTAGAATCGGCTATTTACCGGGCGGGTATGGATATCCACCGCATGGAGCAGGAGCTGCTGAGCCAGGGCCAGAGCCACAACGAAGCTTTGCTGGGCGCTGCCCGCGAGTTTGCTGTGGAGTGTGCTATCCTGAAAGTAGAAGGCTCGGAAGTGCTGGATTACGTGGTGGATGAAGGCGTGCAGATTTATGGCGGCTACGGCTTCTCAGCCGACTACCCCATGGACCGCGCTTACCGTGACTCCCGCATTAACCGCATCTTCGAAGGCACCAACGAAATCAACCGGATGCTGGCCGTAGACATGATCCTGAAAAAGGCCATGAAGGGCGAGCTGGATCTGATGGGCCCCGCCCAGGCCGTGCAGCAGGAGCTGATGGCTATTCCGGACTTCAATACCGAAGAAGAAACCGGCCTGTTTGCTGCCGAGAAAAAGACCCTTCAGAAGCTGAAGAAGGCAATTCTGATGGTGGCCGGCACGGCGGTGCAGAAGTACATGAACTCCCTGGCCAAAGAGCAGGAAGTGCTCATGAACATTGCCGACATGGCCATCAAGGTCTACACCGCCGAAAGCACTTTGCTGCGCGTGGAGAAAGAGGCTGGCACCAAAGGCGAAGAAGCCGTTGCCAATCAGGTAGACATTGCCCGCGTGTACCTCTACGATACCGTGGACCTGGTGAACAAGGCCGGCAAAGACGCCATTGCCTCCATGACGGAAGGCGACGAGCAGCGCCTGCTGGCCATGGGCCTCAAGCGCTTCACCAAAGCTGAGCTGTTCAACGCCAAAGAGGCCCGTCGTCGCATTGCGGATGCCATGATTCAGGCCAACGATTACGTGTATTAGGGGTAATTCACGTAAGGAAAACTCACTACCAAAAGCCGCTCCCGCTGGGGGCGGCTTTTTTTGTTTGGTACAACGCCGGATAAGCAGATGCCGTTTGCAGCAGACATCCCACCTTCAACCCATCCGCGAAACCATGACGAACGAACAAGTAAAGGGCCAGGACTTTTACAACAGCGTACTGCAGTTTTATGACCATGCGGCGAGCTTCTCTAAGCTGGACCCCGGCATTATTGCACAGATCAGGGCCTGCAACAGCATCTACAAGGTAAATTTCCCGGTAGAGGTAGACGGGCACGTGCAGGTGTTTGAAGGGATTCGGGTGCAGCACAGCCATCACAAGCTGCCCAGCAAGGGCGGTATTCGCTACAGCGTGTACGTAGATGAGGAAGAAGTAATGGCTCTGGCCACCCTCATGACCTTTAAGTGTGCCCTGGTAGATGTACCGTTTGGCGGAGCCAAGGGCGGGGTAAAAATCAACCCGCGCACCAGCTCCCTGCAAACGCTGGAACGGGTTACGCGCCGCTACGCCAGCGAGCTGATCAAGAAAAACCTGATTGGCCCCGGCATGGACGTGCCCGCCCCGGACTACGGCACCGGTAGCCGGGAAATGGCCTGGATTGCCGATACCTACATGACTTTTAAATACGGCGACACCAGCGCCCTGGGCTGCGTTACGGGCAAGCCCGTGGGGCAGGGCGGTATTCGGGGACGCACGGAGGCTACCGGCCTGGGCGTGTTCTACGGGCTGCGCGAGCTGCTGGAAGATGAGCCCATGCTTCAGAAAATAGGGCTGAGTAGCGGCATTGCCGGCAAGCGCATCGTTGTGCAGGGCCTGGGAAATGTAGGGTACTATGCCGCCCACTTCTGCCAGGAAGCCGGCGCGCTTATTACGGGCATTGCCGAGCGCGAAGGCGGAATTTATAGTGAGCGTGGGCTGGACGTAGCGGCCGTGTTCAAGCACCGCCAGGATACGGGCTCCATTCTGGGTTTTGCCGGCGCTAAGGATGTGCCCCAGTCCCTGGAGCTGCTGGAATACGAGTGTGATGTGCTACTACCGGCCGCGCTGGAAAACCAGATTCACGAGGGAAATGCGCCGCGTATCAAAGCCAAAATCATTGCCGAAGGCGCCAACGGCCCCACCACCAAAGACGCGGAGAAAATTCTGCTGGAGCGCGGCATCGTAATTCTGCCCGACCTCTACCTAAACGCCGGCGGCGTAACCGTTTCATACTTCGAGTGGCTGAAAAATCTTTCCAACGTGCGCTTTGGCCGCATGGGCAAGCGGGCGGAGGAAGCGGCCATGAAGCGCCTGGTAGAAACCATTGAGCGCAACACGGGCAAGAAAGTTTCGGAGCAGGAGCGGCAGCTCATCGTGCACGGCGCCGACGAAATTGACCTGGTGCGCTCCGGCCTCGAAGACACCATGATTACGGCCTACCACGCCATCCGGCAGGTAATGAAGGACGTGCCCGGCATCACGGACCTGCGCACGGCGGCCTTCTACAACGCCATTGAGAAAATTGGCGTGAGCTACCAGGCGCTGGGAATCTTCCCGTAAACCCCGGCAGAAACCCCGCAAAAAAGGCGTGGCCCGACGACCGTAAGTCATCGGGCCACGCCTTTTTTATGCGCGGAGGTGGCTATTTCACGGTAATCTTGTTCAGCATCAGGGCTGCTGATTTCTTGTTAGGGCGGCTCACGCCGATGATGGTTTTGGCATCCAGCCAGGTGGTAAAGTCCTTCACGTAAGCCAGGTTCTGGTCGGCGGCTACATTCAGGCCCAGCTTTTTGGGCTCCGTTACCACACCGGTGCGGGCATTCACGCGGCGCAGGTACAGGTCAGACTTGCCTTTGATTTTTTCCTGGGTCAGGATTTCCAGCTCATTGCCGAAGGAAGCCATGCGGTAGCCGATACCAGCAAAGCCTTCCGCGGGCGAAGCCACCTGATCTTTGGCAATGATGGTATTCCAGGTGGGCGTCTGAAACTGGTTGTAACCGAATAGATGCAGCTCGCGGGCGTGTACCGGCGAGGTATCACCACCTTCTTCATACTTTTTCTCGGCTATTACTACCAGTGAGCTGTCGGGCGTCATGATCACATCGGATAGATATATGTCTTCCAGGCGCTTGGCACTGCTCTGCGTGGCTTTGTTTACGATGGTGAGATACTCCGGCTTGAACCGGAATTCCGGCGCAAACTTCAGCTCGCCGCCGGCAGTGGGGTCAAACTTGAGAAGCTTGAGGCTATAGTACTGCCCGGTTTCGCGCTCCGTGCAGATAGCCGCCCCCAGGATAACGCCGTTCGGGTGCACCGTGAATTTAGTGTCGAACACATTCACCACTTTGCCGCCAAACGTGCCGCCCACCACTACCGACATCACCTTCACATCGGGGTTGTCGTTGCGATACTGGCGCACAGCTATTTTTTTCATGCCGTCCGTTACCAGGGCCACGTACTGGGTGCCGTCGTTGGCTACGTACACGGTGGGGGAGAAGAAGTCGCCTAGGTCATGGAAATCGTAGACGCGGGTTTTCAGCTTGGTCAGCTTCTGATCGAAGATGTTGGCGCTCAGGGCCCGGATCTGCACGTCGCGGGTGAGGTAGCGGAAGGCCACCAGGTGCGTGCCATCGGGTGAAATAGCTACGCCGGGGCGCCGGTCGCGCGGGGCAGCATCTATCAGCTTCTTCGCGGCGGTCTTCTGGCCATTGCTCAGGTCTACGGCTATAACGGAGAGGTTCTGGGCGCCGGTTTCCTTGTGGTGTATCACTACCAGCGCCTGCTCCTTATTGCGGGAAAATGCCTCAATGGTTTCGCCGGCGGCCACGGGGATAATGGCCTGCCAGGCCCGCTTCAGCTCCGTGTTGTAGCGCTCTACGGTATACTCGGTGGCCGATTTGTGGCCGAGGACGATGAAATCAGTAGAGCCGGCCAGCGCTAGGGTTTTGTGGGGCACGCGCTGGTTGTAGCGGTCCTCCGACTGCTCGGGTACGTAGCTGAAAGCGGTTTTTGCCTTTTGGGCGGTAGCCGTAGGGGCGGCAACGGTCCAGGCCAGAGCAAGGCTGCTTATCCAAAAAAGAAAGTTAAGACGCACGGCAAAAGACAGTTAACAAGAAAAAATGAAAAAAAACTGAAAAAGTCTTCTCCAAAGGTATCAACTCTGCCCTCAGTTCCGTACATGGCCACAATGCCGCGAATGGCCACCACCGCTTTTTGAAATCTTCACGAATCCTTAACCGCCTTTTTTGTCCTCGCTCTCCCGCTTCACCGTTCCTTTGTCTGTGCCTTCACAGTAGAAAGGTGCTGATTGACTTATAAAAAGGATATTTTGTCCTCTAGGATGTTCTGGTGATTTTTGCCGGCATCTACCAGCCAATCATCGTACTTTTGCCCCTGATTCTTTGATTTACCTCGATTTTACGACGGCTCTGGCTTAATTCTTGCACTATCAGCCAGCGCTTATTTGAAGACCACCATTCATATGAAATTTTTACTCAAAGCTTTTTTATTATTCACGCTGATTGTAGTTGGTAAGCTTGCCAAACAACCATTAACGTACGTAAATCTGGTTGCTGAAAAGCCCCAAACCGTAGTAGGTACTACCTCAACGGATAGCCACACGTTTTTTGTGCAGCAGGTAAGCCATAAATCAGGCGGCTATCACCAGGCCCCCGGCACACCGCCTTCCTCAAGCGGTGATCAAATCTTTACGATTGAGTAAAGCGAAAAGCGGAAGTGATTCCGCTTTTTTTATGCCCGCTGCCGTCGGGTTTAGCTAATCCGGCTCCAGTTTACAGCCGTGGCCGGCAGCGAATCAATATGCTGCCGGATGTTGCGGTTTTCCGGGTGGTTCAGCTCCGGGTCTTCGTTCAGCAGGCCCTGGGCGGCGGCCCGGCTTTCCGTTAGAATGCGGCCATCTTTGGCCAGATCAGCAATGAGCAGGTCCAGCACGCCACTTTGCTGGGTGCCCATCAGGTCGCCGGGGCCGCGCAGCTTCAGGTCGATGTCGGCAATTTCAAACCCGTTGTTGGTGCGCACCATGGTTTCAATGCGGGTGCGGGAGTCTTTGCTGAGCTTGTAGCCGCTCATCAGAATACAGTAGCTCTGGTCGGCGCCCCGGCCCACGCGGCCACGCAGCTGGTGCAGTTGGGAAAGGCCGAAACGCTCGGTGCTTTCAATGACCATTACGGAGGCATTAGGCACATTTACACCCACCTCAATAACGGTGGTGGCCACCATAATCTGGGTTTTGCGCTCAATGAAGCGCTGCATCTCGGCGTCTTTCTCGCCGGCCGTCATGCGGCCGTGCACAATGCTGATTTGCAAGTCCGGGAAGGCGCGGGCCACGCTTTCGTAGCCATCCATAAGGTCTTTATAGTCGGCCATGGCCTCGCTTTCTTCAATCAGCGGGTACACAATGTACACCTGCCGGCCCAGGGCAACCTGGTCGCGCAGAAACTGGAATACCTTCAGGCGGTTGGAGTCAAAGCGGTGCACCGTAACAATGGGCTTACGGCCGGCCGGCAGCTCATCAATCACGGACACGTCCAGGTCGCCGTAGAGCGTCATGGCCAGGGTGCGCGGAATGGGCGTGGCCGTCATTACCAGCACGTGGGGTATCACGTGGGGGTTTTTCTGCCAGAGCTTGGAGCGCTGGGCCACGCCAAAGCGGTGCTGCTCATCCATAATGGTGAGCCCCAGGTTGCGGAACTGCACCACATCTTCCAGCAGGGCGTGGGTGCCCACCAGCATATGCATCTCGCCGGAGCGCAGCTGCTCGTGCAGCACGCGCCGCTCGGCGGTGCGGGTGCTGCCCGTCAGCTTGCCAATCTTCAGTCCCAGCAGGTCGGCATACTGCTTCAGGCCCACATAGTGCTGGTCGGCCAGAATTTCGGTGGGCGCCATCAGGCAGCTTTGCGCGCCGTTGTCGGCGGCCATGAGCATGCTGATAAAGGCCACGATGGTTTTGCCCGAGCCCACGTCGCCCTGCAGCAGGCGGTTCATCTGCTTGCCGGCGCAAAAATCCTTGTAGATGTCGTGAATCACCCGCTTCTGCGCCCCGGTGAGGTCGAAGGGCATGATGTTTTTGTAGAAGTGCACCAGCGTGGGCACTTCCTTGAAAATCTGGCCGGCCAGCTCAATCTTGCGCTGGGTTTTCTGGCGCAGCAGCTTGAGCTGCACGTAAAACAGCTCCTCAAACTTGAGGCGGAAGCGGGCGGCCTGCAGCAGCTCGGGCGTCTGCGGAAAGTGAATCTGCTGGAGCGCCGTGGCCTTATCCATCAGCGCATAGTGCTGAATCAGGGCCGGCGACAGGGTTTCCTGCACCTGCGGCAGCGCAATCTTCAGCAAGTCGGCCACCATGCGGGCAATGGCCTTGCTGTCGATGCGGTGGTAGTTCTTGAGCTTTTCGGTGGTGTTGTAGACTGGCTGCAGGAAGCTCTGGCCCGGTTTGGCCTCGGTCACTTCTTCCAGTTCGGGGTGCGCCATCTGGGGCCGGCCGTTGAACATGGTGGGCTTGCCAAAGACAATGTATTCCTGGTGATTCCGGATGATCTTCTCCAGGTAGTTCACCCCCTTAAACCAGACCAGCTCCAGCTCCCCGCTGGCATCGGCGACTTTGGCCACCATGCGCTTTTTAGGGCCCTCTCCCAGCACTTCACGGTTGCGGAGCACGCCTTTCACCTGCACGTAAGGAAGGTCGTCGTGCAGGTCGCAGATGTTATAGAACTGGGTGCGGTCGAGGTAGCGGAACGGGTAGCGCTGAATCAGGTCGCCGTACGTGAAAATGCCCAGCTCCTTTTGCAGCAGCTGGGCCCGTTGCAGGCCCACACCCCGCAGATACTCAATTTTGGTTTGAAAGAAATTACTCATGGATCAGCTGCAAGCTATAAGCTTCAGGCTGCAAGCTTAAAAAACAAAAAAATGCTCGGAGAAAAAGGCGGCTACAGGCTACAAAGCTTGTGGCTTGCAGCTCAACTCACTGATATTTGAGGGTGTTCAGCAGGTGCACAATGTCCTGCTTTACATAGTCGATGACGGGCGCCAGGGAATCATTGGCGGTAGCCGTGCGGAAGTAGAGGGCACCCCGGAAGAAGTGTTTGGTGCTATCCGTAGTATAAAACTGCAGCTGGCTGGGTACCTCTCCCTGCAACTCAAATACCGATACGCGCATGCCGCTGGGCGTTTTCAGCAAGCTTTCATCAATAGCGGTGGCCTTGATTTCGTGCTTGCCCGTGAGCTTGCGCGCGTCCTCCATCATCTTGTTGTAGAGCTTGGGGTTCTGGCGCACATCGGTGTAAGTAATCTGTACGTTGGCTTTCAGCGTGGGGTAGTACACGTTAATCCAGTGCGGCTGGGCCAGGTAGGATGAATCGCGCAGCACTTTGGCAAAGCGGGAGTACTCAAACGTGTAGGGATGCCCGGGCGCCAGCTGTTGGTAGCGGTGCGGCGGCAGATCAATGCGGTTAAAGCCCTTGGGCTTGGGCGTAAAATCGGGGGCAGAAGAGCAGCCGGCCGCTAATAGCAGAAAGCCTAAAGCAGCACCCAGGCTGCGGAGAAAGGAAGAAGCAGGCATTTGAAACAATGCGGAGTTTACTCAAAGGTAGCCACTAACGGGCACTGTGCCGCACAACGCAAAAAAGCCCCGGCAAAGTGCCGAGGCTACTCACAAGCCGCAGAGCGGCTGTTCTGATTAGAAAGGAAGCTGGTCGAGTTCCGGCTCCTGGCGGAATGTAGTAGGCGCCGCCGCAGATTGCTCTGCGGCGGGCGTATCATCGTTGTGCGGGCGGCCGCCCAGCATGGAAATCTCATCGGCTACAATCTCCGTGATGTAGCGCGTCTGATTGTCCTTATCCTGGAACTGGCGGGTGCGCAGCTTGCCTTCTACGTACACCTGCTGGCCCTTTTTGAGGTACTTCTCAGCCATTTCGGCCAGGCCGCGCCAGGCAGTAATGTTATGCCACTCGGTGCGCTCTACCCGGTTGCCTTGCTTGTCTT
The Hymenobacter sp. DG25B genome window above contains:
- a CDS encoding acyl-CoA dehydrogenase family protein: MEVTNKLTKGGEFIIKETDAQEVFTPAEFSEEQRMMYQTCLDFVQTEVDPLLERLDNHEEGLLEGLMKKAGELGLFGVSIPEQYGGYDMDFNTALLVTEGVGGGHSFPVAFAAHTGIGMLPILYFGTQEQKDKYIPKLTSGEWLGAYCLTEPGSGSDALGARSKAVLTEDGESYVLNGQKMWITNAGFAHVFIVFAQVDGDKFTGFIVERGTPGLSFGNEEHKMGIKGSSTRQVFLSDVKIPKENVLGEIGKGHLIAFNILNIGRIKLAAACLGATKRVVATSVKYANERIQFKLPISKFGAIKYKLAQQAIRTYAVESAIYRAGMDIHRMEQELLSQGQSHNEALLGAAREFAVECAILKVEGSEVLDYVVDEGVQIYGGYGFSADYPMDRAYRDSRINRIFEGTNEINRMLAVDMILKKAMKGELDLMGPAQAVQQELMAIPDFNTEEETGLFAAEKKTLQKLKKAILMVAGTAVQKYMNSLAKEQEVLMNIADMAIKVYTAESTLLRVEKEAGTKGEEAVANQVDIARVYLYDTVDLVNKAGKDAIASMTEGDEQRLLAMGLKRFTKAELFNAKEARRRIADAMIQANDYVY
- a CDS encoding Glu/Leu/Phe/Val family dehydrogenase; translation: MTNEQVKGQDFYNSVLQFYDHAASFSKLDPGIIAQIRACNSIYKVNFPVEVDGHVQVFEGIRVQHSHHKLPSKGGIRYSVYVDEEEVMALATLMTFKCALVDVPFGGAKGGVKINPRTSSLQTLERVTRRYASELIKKNLIGPGMDVPAPDYGTGSREMAWIADTYMTFKYGDTSALGCVTGKPVGQGGIRGRTEATGLGVFYGLRELLEDEPMLQKIGLSSGIAGKRIVVQGLGNVGYYAAHFCQEAGALITGIAEREGGIYSERGLDVAAVFKHRQDTGSILGFAGAKDVPQSLELLEYECDVLLPAALENQIHEGNAPRIKAKIIAEGANGPTTKDAEKILLERGIVILPDLYLNAGGVTVSYFEWLKNLSNVRFGRMGKRAEEAAMKRLVETIERNTGKKVSEQERQLIVHGADEIDLVRSGLEDTMITAYHAIRQVMKDVPGITDLRTAAFYNAIEKIGVSYQALGIFP
- the recG gene encoding ATP-dependent DNA helicase RecG encodes the protein MSNFFQTKIEYLRGVGLQRAQLLQKELGIFTYGDLIQRYPFRYLDRTQFYNICDLHDDLPYVQVKGVLRNREVLGEGPKKRMVAKVADASGELELVWFKGVNYLEKIIRNHQEYIVFGKPTMFNGRPQMAHPELEEVTEAKPGQSFLQPVYNTTEKLKNYHRIDSKAIARMVADLLKIALPQVQETLSPALIQHYALMDKATALQQIHFPQTPELLQAARFRLKFEELFYVQLKLLRQKTQRKIELAGQIFKEVPTLVHFYKNIMPFDLTGAQKRVIHDIYKDFCAGKQMNRLLQGDVGSGKTIVAFISMLMAADNGAQSCLMAPTEILADQHYVGLKQYADLLGLKIGKLTGSTRTAERRVLHEQLRSGEMHMLVGTHALLEDVVQFRNLGLTIMDEQHRFGVAQRSKLWQKNPHVIPHVLVMTATPIPRTLAMTLYGDLDVSVIDELPAGRKPIVTVHRFDSNRLKVFQFLRDQVALGRQVYIVYPLIEESEAMADYKDLMDGYESVARAFPDLQISIVHGRMTAGEKDAEMQRFIERKTQIMVATTVIEVGVNVPNASVMVIESTERFGLSQLHQLRGRVGRGADQSYCILMSGYKLSKDSRTRIETMVRTNNGFEIADIDLKLRGPGDLMGTQQSGVLDLLIADLAKDGRILTESRAAAQGLLNEDPELNHPENRNIRQHIDSLPATAVNWSRIS
- a CDS encoding single-stranded DNA-binding protein; translated protein: MAGINKVILVGNLGKDPEVRHLEGGTSVAHFTLATNDYYKDKQGNRVERTEWHNITAWRGLAEMAEKYLKKGQQVYVEGKLRTRQFQDKDNQTRYITEIVADEISMLGGRPHNDDTPAAEQSAAAPTTFRQEPELDQLPF
- the gldD gene encoding gliding motility lipoprotein GldD codes for the protein MPASSFLRSLGAALGFLLLAAGCSSAPDFTPKPKGFNRIDLPPHRYQQLAPGHPYTFEYSRFAKVLRDSSYLAQPHWINVYYPTLKANVQITYTDVRQNPKLYNKMMEDARKLTGKHEIKATAIDESLLKTPSGMRVSVFELQGEVPSQLQFYTTDSTKHFFRGALYFRTATANDSLAPVIDYVKQDIVHLLNTLKYQ